One genomic window of Pelmatolapia mariae isolate MD_Pm_ZW linkage group LG5, Pm_UMD_F_2, whole genome shotgun sequence includes the following:
- the dennd6aa gene encoding DENN/MADD domain containing 6Aa, whose translation MALQGPEELGEPVEEPEDLDDQDASSISPAEEITLPPGPGGDEETEEALLLPWDRFSAWLHCICVVGFDLELGQAVEVIYPHHSKLSEKEKTSICYLSFPDSNSGCLGDTQFCFRFRQGSNRKTSLGCFLETTDRDAPPCLKREQGHYYGYVYFRQVRDKSLKRGYFQKSLVLISQLPYVTFFHSLLKIMAPEYFEKQEPCLEAACNDIDRWPTPHPGRILTLPIMGVVLKVRIPTSYDKPGTSQLVQSAQSDSMVSIVLPTIHEVDLFRCFYPVFFHLQMLWELVLLGEALVVMAPSPAESSDTVLALVSCIAPLRYCSDFRPYFTIHDSEFKEYTTRTQAPPSVILGVTNPFFAKTLQHWPHIIRIGDMKQAGEMAKQMKVKKLKNLKTLDSKPGVYTAYKPYLNKDEEIIKQLQKGVQQKRPSAAQNAILRRYFLELTQSFIIPLERYVASLMPLQKSISPWKSPPQLRPFIQQDFMKTLEKAGPQLTSRLKGDWIGLYRHFLKSPNFDGWFRNRRKEMTQKLEALHLEALCEEDLQKRIQKHTEVETVDLVLKLKDKLTQAEREKLPVRPGTLEKLRAHIEGVILTLPEDLQGILHKPTTL comes from the exons ATGGCTCTGCAAGGCCCGGAGGAGCTGGGGGAGCCGGTCGAAGAGCCGGAGGATCTGGACGACCAGGACGCTAGCAGCATCTCCCCGGCCGAGGAGATAACGCTACCCCCCGGGCCTGGAGGCGACGAGGAGACGGAGGAGGCTCTTCTGCTGCCCTGGGACCGTTTCTCCGCCTGGCTGCACTGCATTTGTGTGGTCGGCTTCGACCTGGAGCTCGGACAGGCGGTGGAG gTCATTTATCCTCATCATTCCAAACTGTCGGAGAAAGAG AAAACAAGCATCTGCTACCTTTCATTCCCTGACTCCAACTCAG GTTGCCTTGGTGACACACAGTTCTGCTTCCGGTTCCGGCAGGGTTCCAACAGGAAGACATCACTTGGCTGCTTCTTGGAAACCACTGACAGAGACGCGCCACCTTGTCTGAAG aggGAGCAGGGCCATTACTACGGTTATGTGTACTTCCGTCAGGTGCGAGACAAATCTTTGAAGAGAGGATACTTCCAGAAG TCTCTCGTCTTGATCAGTCAGCTGCCCTATGTGACCTTCTTCCACTCGCTGCTGAAGATTATGGCTCCTGAATACTTTGAGAAACAGGAGCCCTGCCTGGAGGCTG CTTGTAATGACATCGATCGCTGGCCAACGCCTCATCCTGGACGAATCCTGACGCTGCCTATCATGGGTGTAGTCCTCAAG GTTCGCATCCCAACCTCTTATGATAAACCAGGAACATCACAGCTGGTCCAATCCGCCCAG agTGATAGCATGGTGTCCATTGTGCTCCCAACAATTCATGAAGTGGACCTCTTCAG GTGTTTCTATCCAGTCTTCTTCCATCTCCAGATGCTTTGGGAGTTGGTGTTGCTGGGGGAGGCACTTGTTGTCATGGCGCCATCACCAGCCGAGTCATCTGATACTGTGCTAGCTTTGGTCAG CTGCATTGCTCCTCTGCGATACTGCAGTGATTTCCGGCCGTACTTCACCATTCATGACAGTGAGTTTAAGGAGTACACCACCAGGACGCAGGCTCC GCCGTCAGTCATTCTAGGAGTGACCAATCCTTTTTTTGCAAAAACTCTGCAGCACTGGCCGCACATCATCCGCATCGGAGACATGAAACAAGCAG GAGAGATGGCCAAGCAGATGAAAGTCAAGAAACTGAAAAACCTCAAAACTCTGGACTCTAAACCCG GTGTGTACACTGCATATAAACCGTATCTCAACAAAGATGAAGAAATCATCAAACAGCTTCAGAAG GGTGTTCAACAGAAGAGACCCTCTGCAGCCCAAAATGCAATTCTTCGGCGCTACTTCTTAGAACTGACACAAAGCTTCATCATTCCACTG GAGCGGTACGTGGCCAGTCTGATGCCTCTCCAAAAGTCCATCAGTCCCTGGAAGAGTCCTCCTCAGCTACGACCGTTCATACAGCAGGACTTCATGAAGACACTGGAGAAAGCTGGACCTCAGCTTACGTCCAGACTGAAAGGAGACTGGATAGGACTCTACAG GCATTTCCTTAAGTCTCCCAACTTTGACGGCTGGTTCCGCAACAGGAGGAAAGAGATGACGCAGAAACTGGAAGCCCTGCACCTCGAGGCGCTGTGTGAGGAG GATCTCCAGAAGAGAATCCAGAAGCACACAGAGGTGGAGACAGTCGATCTGGTCCTGAAGCTGAAAGACAAACTG ACTCAGGCGGAGAGGGAGAAGTTACCAGTGCGTCCCGGAACCTTGGAGAAGCTGAGAGCCCATATCGAGGGTGTCATCCTGACCTTACCAGAGGACCTGCAGGGCATCCTTCACAAGCCCACCACGCTCTGA